The following proteins are co-located in the Streptococcus downei MFe28 genome:
- the rapZ gene encoding RNase adapter RapZ yields MTNPINLVIVTGMSGAGKTVAIQSFEDMGYFTIDNMPPTLVPKFMELVGHSEENDKVALVVDMRSRLFFKEINSILDELDKNPAIDFKILFLDATDGELVARYKETRRSHPLAADGRVMDGIKLERELLAPLKSLSQNVVDTTELTPRQLRKTISEQFSSEDDATPFRIEVMSFGFKYGLPLDADLVFDVRFLPNPYYIPELRNQTGLDEEVADYVMNHDESEDFYHHLLDLIKPILPGYQKEGKAILTIAVGCTGGQHRSVAFAHRLAQDLKADWPVNESHRDKDRRKETVNRS; encoded by the coding sequence ATGACAAACCCCATTAATCTTGTGATTGTAACAGGGATGAGTGGTGCCGGAAAGACTGTTGCCATTCAATCCTTTGAGGACATGGGTTACTTTACCATTGATAATATGCCTCCAACCCTAGTTCCCAAATTCATGGAGCTAGTTGGTCACAGTGAGGAAAATGACAAGGTAGCCCTCGTTGTTGATATGCGTAGCCGTCTCTTTTTCAAGGAGATTAACTCCATCTTAGATGAACTGGACAAAAATCCAGCCATCGATTTCAAAATTCTTTTTCTAGATGCAACGGATGGCGAGCTGGTAGCCCGCTATAAGGAAACCCGTCGCAGTCACCCTCTAGCTGCCGATGGTCGGGTAATGGATGGCATTAAGCTGGAGCGCGAACTTTTGGCCCCTCTCAAGAGTCTGAGTCAAAACGTTGTCGATACGACTGAATTAACCCCACGGCAGTTGCGCAAAACTATCTCCGAGCAATTTTCATCGGAAGATGATGCGACGCCATTTCGGATTGAAGTCATGAGTTTCGGCTTCAAATACGGCCTGCCCCTAGATGCAGACTTGGTCTTTGATGTCCGTTTCTTGCCAAATCCTTATTATATTCCCGAATTACGCAATCAAACGGGACTTGATGAAGAAGTGGCTGATTATGTCATGAACCATGATGAGTCCGAAGACTTTTACCACCACTTGCTGGATTTGATTAAACCAATTTTGCCAGGCTATCAGAAGGAAGGTAAGGCTATCTTGACCATTGCTGTTGGCTGTACGGGTGGGCAACACCGTAGCGTAGCCTTTGCCCACCGCCTGGCTCAGGATTTGAAGGCTGACTGGCCTGTCAATGAAAGCCACCGCGACAAGGATAGACGTAAGGAAACGGTGAACCGCTCATGA